From Micromonospora sp. NBC_01699, a single genomic window includes:
- a CDS encoding ABC transporter permease: protein MNALEQAVTWLNDPLNWTNPGGILDRLGEHLTISAAAVALGCLVAWPIGLWLGHIGRGGGFVLLISNVTLAIPTIALLTILPLTALGFGQRPVIVALAVFAVPPLLANAYTGVREVDPEARDAARGMGLSGGQVLRRVELPLAVPYLAAGFRTAAVQVVATAALASFVNGGGLGQIISAGFGLGIAVGGGQILAGGLLVALLAVLVELILAAVERAVTPRPLRRAGRRADRRAAAAVGGS from the coding sequence ATGAACGCGCTCGAACAGGCCGTGACCTGGCTCAACGACCCGCTGAACTGGACCAATCCGGGTGGCATCCTGGACCGGCTGGGCGAGCATCTGACCATCTCGGCGGCGGCGGTCGCGCTCGGCTGCCTGGTCGCCTGGCCGATCGGGCTCTGGCTCGGGCACATCGGCCGGGGTGGCGGCTTCGTACTGCTGATCTCGAACGTGACGCTGGCCATCCCGACCATCGCGCTGCTGACCATCCTGCCGCTGACCGCCCTGGGCTTCGGCCAGCGACCGGTGATCGTGGCGCTGGCGGTCTTCGCCGTGCCACCGCTGCTGGCGAACGCGTACACGGGGGTGCGGGAGGTCGACCCGGAGGCGCGGGACGCCGCCCGGGGGATGGGACTGTCCGGAGGGCAGGTGCTGCGACGGGTGGAACTGCCGCTGGCGGTGCCGTACCTCGCCGCCGGGTTCCGTACCGCGGCGGTGCAGGTGGTCGCGACGGCGGCGCTCGCCTCGTTTGTCAACGGTGGTGGGCTCGGGCAGATCATCAGCGCCGGGTTCGGGCTCGGCATCGCGGTCGGCGGGGGCCAGATCCTGGCCGGCGGCCTGCTGGTGGCGCTGCTCGCGGTGCTGGTCGAGCTGATTTTGGCCGCCGTCGAACGGGCGGTCACCCCGCGTCCGCTGCGTCGGGCCGGCCGGCGGGCGGACCGCCGCGCCGCCGCCGCTGTCGGCGGCTCCTGA
- a CDS encoding glycine betaine ABC transporter substrate-binding protein, producing the protein MRARTRLVVGTVGALAAATFLAGCGESGSSGTEAPPSAAAGAGCAPVAGKKLVVLEDDKKLQDTDNIIPAINAKAATPELVAALDKVSAAVDTPKLIQLNKAVDVDRKTPKVAAEEFATANNLTSGITKGAGGPITVGVANFSENQTLGELYSIVLTSAGFQVKVQTIGNRELYEPALEKGEIQVVPEYAATLATFLNGKVNQGSTTPVASSDLNQTVTNLKGLGEKVGLTFGAASTAQDQNAFAVTQGFADQHGLKTLSDLAAKCSGSATVLGGPPECPQRPKCQAGLVEVYNFKAGSFSSLDAGGPQTKSALTTGSISVGLVLSSDGELAVG; encoded by the coding sequence ATGCGCGCACGTACACGGCTGGTGGTGGGAACGGTCGGCGCACTCGCGGCGGCCACGTTCCTCGCCGGCTGCGGGGAATCGGGATCATCGGGAACCGAGGCGCCACCCAGCGCGGCGGCGGGTGCGGGCTGCGCACCGGTGGCCGGCAAGAAGCTGGTGGTTCTCGAAGACGACAAGAAGTTGCAGGACACCGACAACATCATTCCGGCGATCAACGCGAAGGCGGCCACGCCGGAGCTGGTCGCAGCCCTGGACAAGGTCTCGGCAGCGGTCGACACGCCGAAGCTGATCCAGTTGAACAAGGCCGTTGACGTCGACCGGAAGACCCCCAAGGTCGCGGCCGAGGAGTTCGCCACCGCGAACAACCTCACCAGCGGCATCACCAAGGGGGCCGGTGGGCCGATCACGGTCGGCGTGGCGAACTTCAGCGAGAACCAGACCCTCGGTGAGCTCTACTCGATCGTGCTGACCTCGGCCGGATTCCAGGTCAAGGTCCAGACGATCGGCAACCGGGAGCTGTACGAGCCGGCGCTGGAGAAGGGCGAGATCCAGGTGGTGCCGGAGTACGCCGCCACCCTGGCCACCTTCCTCAACGGCAAGGTCAACCAGGGCAGCACCACCCCCGTTGCCTCCTCGGACCTGAACCAGACGGTCACCAACCTGAAGGGCCTCGGGGAGAAGGTCGGCCTGACCTTCGGCGCCGCCTCCACCGCGCAGGACCAGAACGCCTTCGCGGTGACCCAGGGTTTCGCCGACCAGCACGGGCTCAAGACCCTGTCGGACCTGGCCGCCAAGTGCTCCGGCTCGGCCACCGTCCTCGGTGGGCCGCCGGAGTGCCCGCAGCGGCCGAAGTGCCAGGCCGGGTTGGTCGAGGTCTACAACTTCAAGGCGGGTTCGTTCAGCTCGCTGGACGCCGGTGGCCCGCAGACCAAGTCCGCGCTGACCACCGGTTCGATCAGTGTGGGTCTGGTGCTCTCCTCCGACGGTGAACTCGCCGTCGGTTGA
- a CDS encoding NADH-quinone oxidoreductase subunit D yields the protein MTGMTTETGALRELTVGTGAGLDTADMVLNIGPQHPSTHGVLRLKLVLDGERVVACEPIVGYMHRGAEKLFEVRDYRQILMLANRHDWLSAFANELGVALAVERLMGIEVPERAIWLRTAMAELNRVLNHLMFLGSYPLEIGAITPVFYAFRERETLQAVMEEASGGRIHYMFNRVGGLKEEVPAGWTGRARAAIGEVRRRMPDLDNLIRRNEIFLARTVGVGVLSAADAAAFGASGPVARASGLDLDLRRDEPYLAYGSLDVPVVTRTAGDCHARFEVLLDQVYVSLDLAEQCLDRVDRISGPVNVRLPKVVKAPEGHTYAWTENPLGINGYYLVSRGEKTPWRMKLRTASYANVQALATLLPGCLVPDLIAVLGSMFFVVGDIDK from the coding sequence ATGACGGGTATGACCACCGAAACCGGCGCCTTGCGGGAGCTGACCGTCGGCACCGGGGCGGGCCTCGACACCGCCGACATGGTGCTCAACATCGGGCCACAACACCCGTCGACGCACGGCGTACTCCGACTCAAGCTGGTGCTCGACGGTGAGCGGGTGGTGGCCTGCGAACCGATCGTCGGATACATGCACCGGGGCGCGGAGAAACTGTTCGAGGTCCGCGACTACCGGCAGATCCTCATGCTGGCCAACCGGCACGACTGGCTCTCCGCGTTCGCCAACGAACTGGGGGTGGCGCTGGCGGTCGAACGGCTGATGGGCATCGAGGTGCCGGAGCGGGCGATCTGGCTGCGTACCGCCATGGCCGAGCTGAACCGGGTGCTCAACCACCTGATGTTCCTCGGCTCGTACCCGCTGGAGATCGGGGCGATCACGCCGGTCTTCTACGCGTTCCGCGAGCGCGAAACGCTCCAGGCGGTGATGGAGGAAGCTTCCGGCGGCCGGATCCACTACATGTTCAACCGGGTCGGCGGGCTGAAGGAGGAGGTACCGGCCGGCTGGACCGGTCGGGCCCGAGCCGCCATCGGCGAGGTACGCCGCCGCATGCCCGACCTGGACAACCTGATCCGGCGCAACGAGATCTTCCTCGCCCGTACGGTCGGGGTGGGTGTGCTCTCCGCCGCCGACGCGGCAGCGTTCGGCGCCTCCGGCCCGGTTGCCCGCGCCTCCGGGCTGGACCTGGACCTGCGCCGGGACGAGCCCTACCTGGCCTACGGGTCGCTCGACGTGCCCGTCGTCACCCGGACCGCCGGAGACTGTCACGCCCGGTTCGAGGTCCTGCTCGACCAGGTGTACGTCTCACTCGACCTCGCCGAGCAGTGCCTGGACCGGGTGGACCGGATCAGCGGACCGGTCAATGTCCGGCTGCCCAAGGTGGTGAAGGCCCCGGAGGGGCACACCTACGCCTGGACCGAGAACCCGCTCGGCATCAACGGCTACTACCTCGTCTCCCGGGGCGAGAAGACCCCGTGGCGGATGAAGCTGCGCACCGCGTCGTACGCGAACGTGCAGGCCCTCGCCACCCTGCTGCCCGGCTGCCTGGTACCGGACCTGATCGCCGTACTCGGGTCTATGTTCTTCGTGGTCGGCGACATCGACAAGTAG
- a CDS encoding class I SAM-dependent methyltransferase, with product MTPGLGFRGEVVDFYHRYRHGYPPSVIDALVAAFTLTRADTVVDLGCGTGQLTIPIAHRVHAVVGVDPEPDMLTRARTAAAEQSVANATWVIGTDAELPALGRLFGAGSLGAVTIGQALHWMRPDELFRTLFPLVRVGGGVAVVTNGSPLWLQDTDWSRALRGWLEGWLDRDLGYACGTDTDSQLRYRAALSTAGFDVRETHLRYAAELDLEQLVGGIYSALPVDQLPPPDQRPRFAEQIRRALHPDQRFVEHVDVTLLIGIKNQPPGRRRSATSAV from the coding sequence ATGACTCCGGGACTGGGCTTCCGCGGCGAAGTTGTCGACTTCTACCACCGCTACCGTCACGGCTACCCGCCCTCGGTGATCGACGCGCTGGTGGCGGCGTTCACGCTGACCCGCGCCGACACCGTCGTCGACCTCGGGTGCGGGACCGGCCAGTTGACCATCCCGATCGCCCACCGGGTACACGCCGTGGTCGGCGTCGACCCGGAGCCGGACATGCTGACCCGGGCCCGCACCGCCGCCGCCGAGCAGAGCGTCGCCAACGCGACCTGGGTGATCGGGACCGACGCCGAGCTGCCCGCGTTGGGCCGCCTGTTCGGCGCGGGCAGCCTGGGTGCGGTGACCATCGGTCAGGCGCTGCACTGGATGCGCCCCGACGAGCTGTTCCGCACCCTGTTCCCGCTGGTACGCGTCGGCGGCGGGGTGGCCGTGGTGACCAACGGATCGCCACTGTGGCTTCAGGACACCGACTGGTCGCGGGCCCTGCGCGGCTGGCTGGAGGGGTGGTTGGACAGGGATCTCGGCTACGCCTGCGGCACCGACACCGACAGCCAGCTCCGGTACCGGGCAGCGCTGAGCACCGCCGGCTTCGACGTACGCGAAACCCACCTGCGGTACGCCGCCGAACTGGACCTGGAACAGCTCGTCGGCGGCATCTACTCGGCACTACCGGTCGACCAGTTACCCCCGCCGGACCAGCGCCCCCGGTTCGCCGAACAGATCCGCCGCGCCCTGCACCCCGACCAACGTTTCGTGGAACACGTTGACGTCACCCTGCTGATCGGCATCAAGAATCAGCCGCCCGGCCGCCGGAGGTCCGCGACATCGGCGGTGTAG
- a CDS encoding TetR family transcriptional regulator, whose translation MVGDAQATRQRLLQAAAKEFAAYGIAGARVDRIAAEARSNKAQIYHYFGSKDGLFDAVFTALVVDTVREVPIDATDLPGYAGRLFDGYEASPEIIRLATWYRLERAGSQAPLEPILASNRHKIEEIERAQQAGRLTTRYAAVDLLALVVHLAALWTAATPEYATLLSTHSRAHRRKIVTDAVATLLTP comes from the coding sequence ATGGTGGGAGACGCACAGGCGACCAGGCAGCGCCTGCTACAGGCGGCGGCGAAGGAGTTCGCCGCGTACGGCATCGCCGGTGCACGGGTCGACCGGATCGCCGCCGAGGCCCGGTCGAACAAGGCGCAGATCTACCACTACTTCGGTAGCAAGGACGGGCTGTTCGACGCGGTCTTCACCGCCCTCGTCGTGGACACCGTCCGCGAGGTGCCGATCGACGCAACCGACCTGCCCGGCTACGCCGGTCGACTCTTCGACGGCTACGAGGCCAGTCCCGAGATCATCCGGCTGGCCACCTGGTACCGCCTGGAACGGGCCGGTTCGCAGGCACCCCTGGAGCCGATCCTGGCCAGCAACCGACACAAGATCGAAGAGATCGAGCGGGCCCAGCAGGCGGGCCGGCTCACCACCCGATACGCCGCCGTGGACCTGCTCGCCCTCGTGGTGCACCTGGCCGCACTCTGGACCGCCGCCACGCCCGAGTACGCCACCCTGCTCAGCACCCACTCGCGGGCCCACCGGCGCAAGATCGTCACCGACGCGGTGGCGACGCTGCTGACCCCGTAA
- a CDS encoding SDR family NAD(P)-dependent oxidoreductase, which translates to MPKVFLVTGSARGLGRHIAEAVLGAGHQLVATARQPEQLVDLVDRYGDRIRPVALDVTDAPAAEAAVRLAVDTFGRLDVVVNNAGYANLASTEDITAEDFRAQVDTNLFGVVNVTKAALPVLRAQGCGHIIQVSSLGGRMATPGLSAYQAAKWAVGGFSEALAQEVAPLGINVTVLEPGGMRTDWAGSSMAIPPVSEPYRQTVGAVAQLLRGGSGNAAGDPAKVARVVLTVAELDRPPVRLLLGTDAFNYADRARHIRAETDAQWRSLSVSTDHDDVTAAELDPLSSVG; encoded by the coding sequence ATGCCAAAAGTCTTCCTGGTGACGGGCAGCGCACGCGGCCTGGGTCGGCACATCGCCGAGGCCGTGCTCGGCGCCGGGCACCAACTGGTCGCCACCGCCCGCCAGCCCGAACAACTCGTCGACCTGGTCGACCGCTACGGCGACCGGATCCGCCCGGTGGCCCTCGACGTCACCGACGCGCCGGCCGCCGAGGCCGCCGTACGGCTCGCCGTCGACACCTTCGGCCGGCTCGACGTCGTGGTTAACAACGCCGGGTACGCCAACCTCGCCTCGACCGAGGACATCACCGCCGAGGACTTCCGCGCACAGGTCGACACGAACCTGTTCGGCGTGGTCAACGTGACCAAGGCGGCGCTGCCCGTACTGCGGGCGCAGGGCTGCGGGCACATCATCCAGGTCTCCTCGCTCGGCGGGCGGATGGCCACCCCGGGGCTGTCCGCGTACCAGGCCGCGAAGTGGGCGGTCGGCGGATTCTCCGAGGCGTTGGCGCAGGAGGTCGCCCCGCTCGGCATCAACGTCACCGTGCTGGAGCCGGGCGGGATGCGTACGGACTGGGCCGGTTCGTCGATGGCGATCCCACCGGTCAGCGAGCCCTACCGGCAGACCGTCGGAGCGGTCGCGCAACTGCTGCGCGGCGGCTCCGGGAACGCGGCCGGTGACCCGGCGAAGGTTGCCCGGGTGGTGCTCACCGTGGCCGAGCTCGACCGGCCACCGGTCCGGCTACTGCTCGGCACCGACGCGTTCAACTACGCCGACCGGGCCCGGCACATCCGCGCCGAGACCGACGCACAGTGGCGCTCGCTCAGCGTCTCCACCGACCACGACGACGTGACCGCCGCCGAACTCGACCCGCTGAGCTCGGTTGGCTGA
- a CDS encoding efflux RND transporter periplasmic adaptor subunit: protein MRRQLLLRTCVLALVVTAAAGCSESGPETETPGLAARGTTMTTVQPTRQDLANKVSLTGKVTINPVFGLVAPVKGQVRYLDVKAPDATPTKPTRVASVWVSGKAHRIEVPAGAVFAGRLVDDRSTVTVGMPIVSAKMIGYGLVADLDGAQAYQISEGLATVQAQIKNGPGPFPCKVLGTIAALPAGTIPDPPAAPPAAPPPGAPPAPPIPVRPDERNPTEPSEPTGLRVVCTAPADVRLINGATATLEVVTQRADDVLTLPVEAVAGMQGRGRVDIVGPDGVRQTTDVVLGLSDGKVVEVKSGLTGTETIAVPGPNLPAPKPGEGDPNAPMVGK from the coding sequence GTGCGAAGGCAACTGCTACTCCGTACGTGCGTCCTCGCCCTGGTGGTGACCGCCGCTGCCGGATGCAGCGAGTCGGGGCCGGAAACGGAGACCCCGGGGCTCGCCGCCAGGGGCACGACGATGACCACCGTGCAGCCCACCCGACAGGATCTGGCCAACAAGGTCAGCCTCACCGGAAAGGTCACCATCAACCCGGTGTTCGGGCTGGTGGCGCCGGTCAAGGGACAGGTGCGTTACCTGGACGTGAAGGCACCGGATGCCACCCCGACGAAGCCGACCCGGGTGGCCAGCGTCTGGGTGTCCGGTAAGGCGCACCGGATCGAGGTGCCGGCCGGAGCCGTGTTCGCCGGTCGGCTGGTGGACGACCGGTCCACGGTGACGGTCGGCATGCCCATCGTCTCGGCGAAGATGATCGGCTACGGGCTCGTCGCCGATCTGGACGGTGCCCAGGCGTACCAGATCTCCGAGGGTCTCGCGACGGTCCAGGCGCAGATCAAGAACGGCCCCGGCCCGTTCCCGTGCAAGGTGCTGGGCACCATCGCCGCACTGCCCGCCGGCACCATCCCGGACCCGCCGGCCGCGCCGCCCGCCGCGCCGCCGCCGGGTGCGCCGCCCGCGCCGCCGATTCCGGTACGTCCGGACGAGCGGAATCCGACCGAGCCGTCGGAGCCGACCGGGCTGCGGGTGGTCTGCACCGCCCCGGCCGACGTCAGGCTGATCAACGGCGCGACCGCCACCCTCGAAGTGGTGACCCAGCGGGCGGACGACGTGCTGACGTTGCCGGTCGAGGCGGTTGCCGGGATGCAGGGCAGGGGCAGGGTGGACATCGTCGGCCCGGACGGCGTACGCCAGACCACGGACGTGGTGCTGGGGCTCAGCGACGGCAAGGTCGTGGAGGTCAAGTCCGGTCTGACCGGTACGGAGACGATTGCCGTACCCGGTCCCAACCTGCCCGCCCCCAAGCCCGGCGAGGGCGACCCCAACGCGCCGATGGTTGGAAAATGA
- a CDS encoding ABC transporter ATP-binding protein, translating into MTALLELNGITKTLRGQQAPRTILAGADLTVDQGESVAILGRSGSGKSTLLSLIGLFDRPDGGQYLFGGRDITKLSERRAAALRSAEFGFVFQRFFLLKHLTAAQNVAMALVNGQGWMSRRKRKARTMAALDQVGIAHLAKHRPARLSGGEQQRVAVARALVREPRLLLADEPTGALDTETGNLVIEVMRAATERGCGLILVTHDWDHANKMQRVLRLNEGLLEPAIDTRPATQTVAAAEAVPAVYP; encoded by the coding sequence ATGACGGCCCTGCTGGAGCTCAACGGCATCACCAAGACCCTCAGGGGGCAGCAGGCCCCGCGGACCATCCTCGCCGGCGCGGACCTGACCGTCGACCAGGGCGAGAGTGTCGCCATCCTCGGTCGTTCCGGTTCGGGCAAGAGCACGCTGCTGAGTCTGATCGGGCTGTTCGACCGGCCCGACGGTGGGCAGTACCTGTTCGGCGGCCGGGACATCACCAAGCTCTCCGAGCGTAGGGCGGCGGCGCTGCGCAGCGCCGAGTTCGGCTTCGTGTTCCAGCGGTTCTTCCTGCTCAAGCACCTGACGGCCGCGCAGAACGTGGCGATGGCACTGGTCAACGGGCAGGGCTGGATGTCCCGGCGGAAGCGGAAGGCCAGGACGATGGCCGCGCTCGACCAGGTCGGCATAGCGCATCTGGCCAAGCACCGGCCGGCCCGGCTCTCCGGTGGTGAGCAGCAGCGGGTAGCGGTTGCCCGCGCGCTCGTACGCGAGCCGCGCCTGCTGTTGGCCGACGAGCCCACCGGTGCGCTGGACACCGAGACCGGCAACCTGGTGATCGAGGTGATGCGCGCCGCGACCGAACGGGGTTGCGGGCTGATCCTGGTCACCCACGACTGGGACCACGCCAACAAGATGCAGCGGGTGTTGCGCCTCAACGAGGGTCTGCTCGAACCGGCCATCGACACCAGGCCGGCGACGCAGACCGTCGCGGCTGCCGAGGCCGTCCCGGCGGTGTACCCGTGA
- a CDS encoding ABC transporter permease codes for MIRLSGRFRSALIIGGQGIRARKTRTLLSMVSLFLGVLAVVVVQVGAETAKSARLADLELHMGKDGTRQMYLQGSPSAIRVSQETLAGRPDALAIIGLQAIIGEPNVTPINPGGAPFDQPGGYGGTSYSMQCDQNGNCWPVPMDGQNAAAPVTGAAIELSLSALTGDIRQFRPFRPVAGDWLDFSTGPSLSPGIVVNLEAAKGFSRNRVPAEMRITGATANPTPRIIGVVDDGNPQPTAYGRADELGNWLPTPTGSGNSGPGLQIMLAPTALDAEQLLRVRLVASGIPADQVHAETVQARKEIAKELALMRWIFLGMAGLVLLIGVAGILNVGLATVGERVEEFALRRAVGTPRSLLAGIVLAETLLTGLFTAAVAIGLSAAALSAVSTLFGDREQFLANLVFPWQAGVAGVIAGLVAGLLGGLIPAIRAARIPIATVMRA; via the coding sequence GTGATCCGGCTCTCCGGGCGGTTCCGGTCCGCGCTGATCATCGGCGGTCAGGGCATCCGGGCCCGCAAGACGCGCACCCTGCTCTCGATGGTCAGCCTCTTCCTGGGTGTGCTGGCCGTTGTCGTCGTCCAGGTCGGCGCCGAGACCGCCAAGAGCGCCCGGCTGGCCGATCTGGAGCTGCACATGGGCAAGGACGGCACCCGGCAGATGTACCTCCAGGGTTCCCCGAGCGCGATCAGGGTCAGCCAGGAGACGCTCGCCGGTCGGCCGGACGCGCTCGCGATCATCGGCCTCCAGGCGATCATCGGCGAGCCGAACGTGACCCCGATCAACCCGGGTGGGGCCCCGTTCGACCAGCCCGGCGGCTACGGCGGTACGAGCTACTCGATGCAGTGCGACCAGAACGGCAACTGCTGGCCGGTGCCGATGGACGGGCAGAATGCGGCCGCGCCGGTGACCGGTGCGGCGATCGAGCTGAGCCTGAGCGCGTTGACCGGCGACATTCGCCAGTTCCGGCCGTTCCGGCCCGTTGCCGGTGACTGGCTGGACTTCTCCACCGGTCCGTCGTTGTCGCCGGGGATCGTGGTGAACCTCGAAGCCGCCAAGGGCTTCAGCCGCAACCGGGTGCCGGCCGAGATGCGGATCACCGGGGCTACCGCCAACCCGACGCCTCGGATCATCGGGGTGGTCGACGACGGCAACCCGCAGCCGACCGCGTACGGCCGCGCCGACGAACTCGGTAACTGGTTGCCGACACCGACCGGCAGCGGGAACTCCGGCCCCGGCTTGCAGATCATGTTGGCACCGACGGCGCTCGACGCGGAACAGCTGCTGCGGGTCCGGCTGGTGGCCAGCGGAATCCCCGCCGACCAGGTGCACGCCGAGACCGTCCAGGCCCGCAAGGAGATCGCCAAGGAACTGGCGCTGATGCGCTGGATCTTCCTCGGCATGGCCGGTCTGGTGCTGCTCATCGGTGTCGCCGGCATCCTGAACGTCGGGCTTGCGACGGTCGGCGAACGGGTGGAGGAGTTCGCGCTCCGGCGGGCGGTCGGCACCCCACGATCGTTGCTGGCCGGCATCGTGCTCGCGGAAACCCTGCTGACCGGGCTGTTCACGGCCGCCGTCGCGATCGGGCTGTCGGCTGCCGCGCTGAGCGCGGTCAGCACCCTGTTCGGCGACCGGGAGCAGTTCCTGGCCAATCTTGTCTTCCCCTGGCAGGCCGGGGTGGCGGGGGTAATCGCCGGTCTGGTCGCCGGGCTGCTTGGCGGGCTCATCCCGGCGATCCGGGCCGCCCGGATTCCGATCGCCACCGTGATGCGCGCCTGA
- the map gene encoding type I methionyl aminopeptidase has translation MVVLKSETEIATMREAGRIVANTLAAVAAAARVGVRLIDLDELAAGLIASGGAKPSFLNYHPSWAPTPYPGVLCLSVNDNIVHGIPDRRVLAEGDLLSIDCGAYVDGYHGDAAITVAVGAIDEAARRLADTTNRALAAGIAAARVGARIGDISHAVETVGREAGYGLPDGLGGHGVGTAMHEAPSVPNTGRADQGMALAEGLVIAIEPMLLEGGSSRCRTLADGWTIATADGSRAAHAEHTIAITAAGPVILTAP, from the coding sequence ATGGTTGTGCTCAAATCAGAGACCGAGATCGCCACGATGCGGGAGGCCGGACGGATCGTCGCCAACACCCTGGCCGCCGTCGCAGCCGCCGCCCGGGTCGGCGTACGCCTGATCGATCTTGACGAACTCGCCGCCGGACTGATCGCCAGCGGTGGCGCCAAGCCGTCCTTCCTGAACTACCACCCCTCGTGGGCACCGACGCCCTACCCCGGCGTGCTGTGCCTGTCGGTCAACGACAACATCGTTCACGGCATCCCCGATCGCCGGGTGCTGGCCGAGGGCGACCTGCTCTCGATCGACTGCGGCGCGTACGTCGACGGCTACCACGGCGACGCGGCGATCACCGTTGCCGTCGGCGCGATCGACGAGGCAGCCCGGCGACTCGCCGACACCACCAACCGGGCCCTCGCCGCCGGCATCGCCGCAGCCAGAGTGGGTGCCCGGATCGGCGACATCTCGCACGCCGTCGAGACCGTCGGCCGCGAAGCCGGGTACGGCCTGCCGGACGGCCTCGGCGGTCACGGGGTCGGCACCGCCATGCACGAGGCACCCTCGGTGCCGAACACCGGCCGGGCCGACCAGGGCATGGCGCTGGCCGAAGGACTGGTGATCGCGATCGAACCGATGCTGCTCGAAGGCGGATCGAGTCGTTGCCGCACCCTTGCCGACGGCTGGACGATCGCCACCGCCGACGGCAGCCGGGCCGCCCACGCCGAACACACCATCGCGATCACCGCCGCCGGCCCGGTCATCCTGACCGCACCCTGA
- a CDS encoding helix-turn-helix transcriptional regulator → MVRTPLTEDERERGLALGRMLQRARGTRSAAQVALRAGISLDTLRKIERGAIATPAFFTVAALAEVLDLDLNDLADALATPPVRQLPDRLAS, encoded by the coding sequence ATGGTTCGTACACCGCTGACCGAGGATGAGCGGGAGCGAGGGCTCGCGCTGGGCCGGATGCTGCAACGGGCCCGGGGCACCCGCAGCGCCGCCCAGGTGGCACTGCGCGCCGGCATCTCGCTGGACACGCTACGCAAGATCGAACGCGGAGCGATCGCCACCCCGGCCTTCTTCACCGTCGCCGCCCTCGCCGAGGTTCTCGACCTGGACCTCAACGACCTGGCCGACGCGCTCGCCACGCCGCCCGTACGACAACTGCCGGACCGGCTGGCCTCGTAG
- a CDS encoding SDR family NAD(P)-dependent oxidoreductase: protein MDRVLDGKVALVTGGSRGIGAAVAIRLAGDGADVAFTYRQDAEHAAQVVEQIKATGRRALAIRADSADADAVTGAVDGVAGEFGRLDILVNNAGLFVVAPVENLGPDDFDGTVAVNIRAPFVAAQAAVRHMVDGGRIINIGSNVAERVPFPGFSLYSMSKTALIGLTKGLGRDLGPRGITVNLVNPGPTDTDSNPADSPAADTIRGFTALNRYATPADIAAAVAFLARDDSRYVTGASVNVDGGFTI from the coding sequence ATGGACAGAGTTCTGGACGGGAAAGTGGCACTGGTGACGGGCGGCAGCCGGGGTATCGGGGCGGCGGTGGCGATCCGGCTTGCCGGGGACGGCGCCGATGTCGCATTCACCTATCGGCAGGATGCCGAACACGCGGCGCAGGTGGTGGAACAGATTAAGGCAACCGGACGGCGGGCGCTGGCCATTCGGGCGGACAGCGCGGACGCGGACGCGGTCACCGGCGCGGTGGACGGTGTGGCGGGCGAGTTCGGCCGACTGGACATCCTGGTCAACAATGCCGGACTATTCGTCGTCGCACCGGTCGAGAATCTCGGACCGGACGATTTCGACGGCACCGTCGCGGTCAACATAAGGGCACCGTTCGTCGCGGCACAAGCGGCCGTCCGGCACATGGTCGACGGCGGAAGAATCATCAACATCGGCAGCAACGTGGCGGAGCGGGTGCCATTCCCCGGCTTCTCGCTCTATTCGATGAGCAAGACGGCGCTCATCGGGCTCACCAAGGGACTCGGCCGCGATCTGGGCCCACGGGGGATCACCGTCAACCTGGTCAACCCCGGCCCGACCGATACCGACTCGAACCCGGCCGACAGCCCCGCCGCCGACACGATCCGGGGCTTCACCGCCCTGAACAGGTACGCCACACCCGCCGACATCGCGGCGGCGGTCGCCTTCCTCGCCCGCGACGACAGCCGGTACGTCACCGGCGCGTCCGTCAACGTCGACGGCGGCTTCACCATCTGA